Proteins encoded in a region of the Bacillota bacterium LX-D genome:
- a CDS encoding rhomboid family intramembrane serine protease has translation MIPLRDSVRPRTLPFVNYFLILINIYVFIRQTMLPETVLETYFQTYGVIPSAITHFSPFQILAGNWQPFLPLITSIFIHGSLLHLGGNMLYLWVFGDNVEDRLGHFKYLLFYLVCGAAGSIAHIFANPLSQSPLIGASGAIAGVLGAYFIVFPHSKILTLVPIFIFITIIQVKAIYFLFLWFILQLINGLSVFRVNEAAQIVAWWAHIGGFLAGVILIKVLKARHFNSYLHN, from the coding sequence TTGATTCCTTTACGTGATAGTGTAAGACCACGAACTTTGCCTTTTGTAAACTATTTTTTAATCCTGATAAATATCTATGTTTTTATTAGACAAACTATGTTGCCAGAAACTGTACTTGAAACGTACTTTCAAACCTATGGAGTTATTCCTAGCGCAATAACTCATTTTTCACCGTTCCAAATACTAGCAGGCAATTGGCAACCATTTTTACCTTTAATAACCTCTATTTTCATTCACGGCAGCCTGCTGCATCTAGGTGGAAATATGCTTTACCTGTGGGTTTTTGGAGATAATGTAGAAGATAGGCTTGGTCATTTTAAATATTTACTATTTTACCTAGTCTGCGGGGCCGCGGGGAGCATAGCACATATTTTTGCCAACCCTTTATCTCAATCTCCATTAATTGGAGCTAGCGGTGCTATTGCTGGTGTTTTAGGAGCGTATTTTATTGTTTTTCCTCATTCTAAAATTTTAACCCTTGTGCCAATTTTCATTTTTATTACAATTATCCAAGTAAAAGCCATCTATTTTTTGTTCTTATGGTTTATTTTACAATTAATTAACGGCTTGTCAGTATTTAGAGTTAATGAAGCTGCTCAAATTGTTGCTTGGTGGGCACATATTGGCGGTTTTCTAGCAGGAGTTATTTTAATTAAAGTATTAAAAGCTAGACACTTTAATTCTTACCTGCATAATTAA